In the Solanum pennellii chromosome 5, SPENNV200 genome, one interval contains:
- the LOC107019418 gene encoding uncharacterized protein LOC107019418: MRLQNSDTVSDLKELKEFSNWILTVGDGSTGNSFDGIDKVLIPKNLLISECIDPIATIVESTYPDFSTTCNDVGYPQQRANLALTLDIVESINQYRISLNHNPEKSYLSSDKICKPDHTYSALEHVDTPDFLSTIKCSGVSNLSITLKVGVPVMLVRNFDQTAGLCNGTRLIVTKLGNQIIVAKVLSGHMVG, translated from the coding sequence ATGAGGTTGCAAAATAGTGACACTGTTTCTGATctaaaagaattgaaagagttttCTAATTGGATATTGACAGTTGGGGATGGTAGTACTGGTAACTCATTTGATGGAATTGACAAAGTTTTAATACCAAAGAATCTTCTAATAAGTGAGTGTATTGATCCAATAGCAACTATTGTGGAAAGTACTTATCCAGATTTTAGTACTACTTGTAATGATGTTGGATACCCACAACAAAGAGCAAATCTTGCTCTGACTCTTGATATTGTggaatcaatcaatcaatataggATATCCTTGAATCATAATCCTGAGAAATCATATTTGAGTTCTGATAAAATATGCAAGCCTGATCATACTTATTCAGCTTTGGAACATGTTGACACACCAGATTTTTTGAGCACTATTAAATGTTCAGGAGTTTCAAATCTTTCAATCACTTTAAAAGTTGGAGTTCCAGTGATGTTAGTAAGAAATTTTGATCAGACAGCAGGATTATGTAACGGAACTAGGTTGATTGTTACCAAACTTGGAAATCAAATAATTGTAGCAAAGGTTTTATCTGGACATATGGTTGGATAG